The nucleotide sequence TTTATATAGTGCTACGCATTACGGTTAAGACATTTTTAAACCCTGAAACCCTTTTAATTCTTACTGTTCCCTGTTCTCTGCTATATGTTAAATAATATTCGGCTATTACTTCAAGCTTGTCAAAACCTCAATATTGATTATGAAATTCTCCATAGTCATGAAAATTTAGTCAAAATTAAGCTCGATAAAAATTACTATTTCTGTAATTATAGTACACCTTTTGTTGACCAATCTGTTTTTAAAATTCTCAAGGATAAGGAATACACTTACTCGATTTTAAAGGGGAAAATTAATATCCCGAAAACAATAGGCTTTCTTTCCCCATTTTGTGATCAAAAATATCAAGAGTATTTACAGTTTAAAACCAGTCCTGATATTGCTCGTGAAATCGAGAGAATTTTTAAATTTCCAGTGATTGTTAAACGCAATTCTGGTTCCAGTGGACAGAATGTTTTTTTATGTCAAGATCTTGAAGAAATTGAAACAGGATTAACCAGAATTTTTAATATTCATGATAAAAATTATGATTATGTTGCTGTCGCTCAAGAATATATTTTAATTCACCGGGAATATCGAGCCGTTTTTTTAAATCAAAAATTAATATTACTGTATGAAAAAGATATTAGTCAGGCAAGATTTATCGGGAATTTAAGCCCTTTACATTGGGAAGGAGCGCAAGCTAAATATATTAATGATGATAAAATTATATCAGAGATTGAAACCTTTTGTCAACCTATTTTTAAAGAATTAAGTTTAGATTATACGGGGTTAGATATTGCGGTAGATGAACAGAACCAATATTGGTTTATTGAGGCTAACTCCCATCCCAATTATGATATTTTTACTAGAGATAACGGATCAGAACTCGCTGTCCAAGTCTTTGAAAAAATGCTGAAATTTTTAGCTTCTAAAAGAGGGAACAGGGAATAGTAATAAAAAATTTTTCTGTCAAACCTTTAATTGAATCAAAAAGATAAAAAGACACAAAGAAGTTGTAAATATTAATCTGTTGATTGCGATCGCAAATTTTATATGAAATCCCTAAATGTTTGCTACAAATCCCCCTGTAGAGACTAAGCATGGCTAGTCTCTACAGGGGGGATCATCTGTAGCGTTCATAATGGGATTTCATATTAGTTTTTTCCTTTTGCTTTGTTCTGTGCAAGTTAAGGATCTGTCACAAAGTTTAACAATTAACCTCAATTTTCAATTAGAACAAGAGTTGCGGTTTCTAAAATCTCTAGGTTAGAACTAAAATATAATTCTATCCTAGGATAGAATAAACCTCTGATTCTTTTAACCTTGTTTAATTTCAATTAAAATGATTAATGAAAAATTCCGACGTCAACTTCGCCAAGAAGCCAAACTTTGGCAGGAAGAACAACTCATTGATGATTCTCTATATCAACAGTTAGCAACACGCTATCAATTTGATCATCTTGAAACCGCCGCCAGTAGTCGGTTTGTGATGATTTTAATCGGTTTAGGCAGCATTCTATTAGGTTTAGGTGTAATTACTTTTGTGGCTGCGAATTGGCAAGACTGGTCAAAAGCCGTTAAAGTCATTCTGCTTCTGAGTTTATTTATTGGAGTCAATGCGGCTGGTTTCTATTTATGGAAACAGCCATCAGATTCTTTTCAAGTGGGAAGAAAACGACGTTTAGGAGAAGGATTATTACTTTTTGGCGGATTAATTTTAGGGGCAAATATTGCCTTAATGGGACAAATTTTTCATCAAAGTGGTTCTGCTTATGAACTCTTTCTGGTGTGGGGAATTGGGGTATTAGTCATGTCCTATAGTCTGCAAATCACTTCTTTAGGATTTTTAGGACTACTATTGTATGGAATAGGATATTGGACAGGAACTTCTGATTTATTCTCACAGCAAGAATTTTCTATCTTACATTTAGTGTTAGAACATACCCCGTTAATTGCCGGATTTTTGTTTATTTCCCTGGCTTATTGGTGTCAGTCCCGTGTCCTATTCGTGATGACATTACTGATTCTAATTCCGGCTTTACAGATTAGTATTATTCCCTTGTTTAATTCCGATTTACCCCAAGGGTTACTATTCGCTTTGTTATTCATCTTTACTCCCGCTTTACTGTGGGGTTATGATGATACTTTGTGGCCGAATGTTGATAGTAGACGCTTTCAACCTTTAGCGCGAACCCTATCCATTATTCTGTTAGCCGTTTTATTTTTTAGTCTCTCGTTTAACGGGTTTTGGAATAACTTTCCTTTAACAGATTCTAACGATTTAATTCCGATTAGCAACTTTGTTTTAATTGATTTCGTCTTCTTTTTAGGCATTCTATTTTTAGAATGGTTCCAACTGGTTAAACCGACTGCTATTCATCCCAATAAATGGCGGTTTGATTCCGTTACCAGTGTAATTGTAGGATTTTTAGGATTAACTGGATTAATCTGTTTTTGGCATTTACAAATTCATCCTATTTCTGAACTTGCAACATTTTTGTTTAACGTTCAGATGTTTTTATTAGCAACGGGATTAATTAGAATTGGACTCGCCCAAACTCAACGCTTTGCCTTTTGGGGGGGAATGATTTTATTAGTTTCTCAAATTATGAGTCGCACCTTTGAATACAATACGGAACTCATTCTCAAAGCCTTTGTGTTTACCTTATGTGGTGTCGGAGTGATTGTAGCAGGCTTATGGTTTGAACGCCATTTATTAGCCGTTGCTAAAACACAAAATCGTTAACTGATCTATTTTTAGGAGTAAAACCCATGAATGATGCTAACTTGAATGAGACTCAATCTTCTGTTACTTTAAATCAGTCTCCTGTTGTTAAAAAACAAATTCCGGCTTGGAAATTTTGGACACCGTTATTATTTCAGTTAATTCTAATTTTAGCGGTTCCTTCTCAAGCCTTTTATACTCAGGTGACAGGAAAAACAGTCATCCTGCAAACTGCACCCGTTGACCCCTATGATTTCTTTCGAGGATATTATCAAACCCTGAGTTATGATATTTCTAATCTTAATACTCTTCAAGTGCTTCCCGGTTGGAAAGAAATCGTTAAAGGTGAAGAATATTTACCCACTGGAACCTTAATTTATGTCACCTTAGAACAACCCAAAGATTCAACAAAATCTCAACATCCTTCAGCCTGGAAACCTGTAAAAGTCAGTGCAGAATATCCTCAGAATTTATCTAATAATCAGATTGTTTTACAAGGAAAATCAACGGGATGGAGTATTGAATATGGTTTAGAACGGTATTATATGCCAGAAAATCAACGAGAACAAATTAATAGTACCATTACAGAAGCACAAATGAAGGATCAACAATCTTTTGTTGTGGAAGTTAAAGTTAATGCTCAAGGAAAAGCAATTCCTGTTAGTTTGTGGGTGCGCGATCGCAATTACAAATTTTAATTTACCAAAACCCAGTTTCTAGTTGTGATAGAATTTCCAAAAATATGTTACAATTAAAAAACTGGGTTTTAATATTTATTTAAAATCAATCTCATTTGTCCTTTACAATCAATAGATAAAAAAATGAAAAAACTTAGCCTTACTAATCTAGGACAAATTAAAACAGCAGATATAGAATTTGGCGATTTAACTCTATTTATTGGCTCTCAAGCTACTGGTAAAAGTATTTTATTGCAATTAATAAAACTCTTACTTGATAGTGGAGATATTGTACATACGATCAAAAAAAATGGCTATGACTGGGGAGGAGATATCAATAACTTAATCGAGTTTTATTTCGGAGATGGAATGCGAAATCTCTGGAGTAAAAACACAGAAATATATAGCAATGACAAAAGTATAGATTTAGACCAATTATTGAATGAAAATAGTCGCAAAAAAGAGCAGCTTTTCTTTATGCCAGCCCAGCGTGTGCTAACTCTTGAAAATGGATGGCCTCGATTGTTTCGGAGCTTCAATGGAGCTCCCTATGTCGTTCGCAATTTTAGCGAGCATTTATTGCTACTCATGCAACAAGGTTTGGGTAATAAAGGTAGCCCAATCTTTCCTCAGAAAGGTCGTCTTAAACAAGAACTTCGTGATGCACTCGATCAGAGTATTTTTCACGGTGCTCAGGTAGAACTTAACACCACTGGAATGAGTAAAAGCATCCACATTAATATGAATGGAAATCGCTTATCCTTCATGTCTTGGTCTGCTGGACAACGAGAATTTATGCCTTTACTTCTAGGTCTTTATTGGCTAATGCCGATATCAAAAGCATCTAAAAAGTCTGATATAGATTGGGTCGTCATTGAAGAACCTGAAATGGGGTTGCATCCTCAAGCAATTTTATCAGTAATTTTGATGTGCTTGGAACTTTTATATCGAGGATATCGCTTACTTATTTCAACTCATTCTCCTGTCCTTTTAGAAGCGGTTTGGGCTATTCGTTTCTTACGCGAACAGAATCCTGATATAAAATATCTTTATAAACTTTTTGCTCTGAAGCAGTCTGTCCCAACTACAAAATTATTTGAGACTATTCTCAATCATAAGACTTTTTCGACCTACTATTTTGACCAAACAGAAGACGGTGTTTATGTCCGTAATATTTCATCTTTAGATCCATTTGATCCTGACCCTGCGATCGCCAACTGGGGGGGATTAACTAGCTTTAGTAGTCAAGCATCGGATGTTGTTTCCCAAGCGATTCAGGAGAAGGAATGAGTTTTAAGCAAGCGATCGATAATACACCTTTATTAAAGAATGATTTTAAAAAAGGATTAAAAGCTCTAGGTTTAAATAGTACCAAAGTCGATCCTAATGATCCTAAGAAATGTGAAGGAAGTGTTGATATTGATACAGCAGTTAAATCAATATATCCTAATGCTTCACGTTGGGACTATGCAGTTGGATATAATGGTAAAACTTATTTTATCGAAGTACATAGTGCTAAAACAGATGAAGTAAACTGTTTTCTCAATAAGCTTCAATGGTTAAAAGATTTTCTCATCAATGATGCCCCTGAATTGAATCAAGAACCAAAGTCTTTTCATTGGATTGCTTCTAATGGCAATCATATATTACCGAATAGTTCTCAAGCCCGTAAGTTAGCTCAAAAAGGAATTACGGTAGTTAGACAACTAACCCTGTAATTTACAACTTATTGATAATCGTAATGCTGTTTAAAACTTGGGGGTGGGGTGAGGACAAGCCTCACCCCAGGGTGTCGGGTTTTAGGTGTTCCCCAATTATAGACCAAGGTTCCTAAAATAGTAAACCCAGATCCAAATAATTTTATCGAAAATGGGAGCCAGAAGACCCGCACCATAAGGAACGTTGGTGTCGGGATCAATGGCGGGACATCAAAAAACAAATTACAGATTCCGTGTTAGAATGTAAGACATGACAGAAAAAGCCTATCGCTACCGATTCTATCCAACTCCTGAACAAGAAGACCTGTTGAGGAGAACATTGGGGTGTGTTCGACTAATCTATAATAAAGCATGATTCAGCCAGAACCCAAGCTTGGTACGAACGGAAAGAACGAGTAGGCTATTCTCAAACATCTTCCCTGTTAACTGAATGGAAAAAAGAAGAAGAACTGAACTTTCTAAATCATGTGAGTTCAGTTCCACTTCAGCAAGGATTAAGACATCTGCAAACCGCTTTTACCAACTTCTTTGCAGGTCGGGCTAAATATCCCAACTTTAAAAAGAAACGTCATGGGGGTAGTGCAGAATTTACGTCATCTGCATTCACCTATAAAAACGGTGAAATTTATCTAGCTAAGAATAAACAACCTTTACCGATACGGTGGAGTCGTCAACTTCCAAAAGAATGTCAACCCTCAACAGTAACAGTTAAGTTAGACCCTAGTGGTCGATGGTTTGTCTCTTTAAGAATTGATGATTTAACTAATAACAAATTAGAACCCACCGAAAAAAATGTAGGAATAGATTTAGGAATTTCTAGCCTATTTACTTAGTGATGCAAATTGGGCAGAATTTGTCCGTCAGTTAACCTATAAGGCTGAATGGTACGGGCGAAAATTAATTAAAATAGACCGATGGTTTCCCAGTTCCAAACGTTGTGGAAACTGCGGACATATTTTAGATAAATTGCCATTAAAGATCAGGGAATGGGATTGTCCTAATTGTGGGAGACATCATGACCGTGACATTAATGCAGCAAATAATATTTTGGCGGCCGGGCTGGCCGTGTCAGTCTGTGGAGCGACTGTAAGACCGGAACAGAGTAAATCTGTTGAGGCGGGTGCGAAAACCCGAAAGGGACGGAAGCAGAAACCCAAGTCGTGAGTCTTGGGAATCCCACACCATTAGCTTGATCGTTGGTGTTGGGAGGATGTCAATAAAATTCTATCCAAAAACCAAAAGGACGAGGTTTTCTCACCTGAACAGAGAGACTTCCTCGCCCCGATTCTTTGATAATTTCGCACAGGTAATCGTTTATTCTTCGTCGCCTTCTTCTGCGTCGTCAATGGGATAGTAGAATCCTGTAGAACGACCTGTGAGAACAGACTTACCGAGGGATAACGCTTTTTCAGCTTGTAGTCTTGCTTTCCGCTTCCAAGTCGCCTTCCGCATATCGCGTCTTGACCTGGACATTTTCTTCTTGGGTACAGCCATGAGCCTAGTTTAATGAAGATTTTGCACAAACTATTATATTACCCTATCTGTACCCTTGACTGAAGATTTTTTCCCAAAAAATTTACAACGACTGCAAAAAGCGGACTAACGCCTCTCGGTCTTTCTGGTTCAGGGTTCTGAATGCTTCTTTAGCGGTTTCAGCTTCTCCCCCATGCCATAATATCGCTTCTTCGAGGGTTCGCGCCCGACCATCATGCAAATAGCCGGAATAGGGAGAAATGGTTTGAGTTAACCCAATTCCCCATAAAGCCGGGGTGCGCCATTCTGTTCCTGACGCTTGAAATTCCGGGCGGTTATCAGCTAATCCTGGGCCTAAATCATGTAATAATAAATCCGTATAGGGATGAATGGTTTGATTAGCTAATTCTTTAACCGCATGATTCCCAGTTTTTAAGGTGGGTAAATGGCAGGAAACACAATTCGCTTGAGTAAATAAAGTTTCGCCGCGTTTGACTTGGAGATCATCTAATAATGTTCGGGCGGGCACGGCTAAAGTCTGGACATAGAATGTTGTTAAGTCTAAAGTTTTTTGATCAATATCCGTTTGTTTTTCACCTTCAGTAAATAAGGGGTTTGTAATTCCCATATCATTCACATAAGCTCCCGCATTTTGTTGAATTAAGGTTGGATTTCCAGCTTTTAAACCAAACCGTCCTAATGCTTGTGATTGTTTTTGAACATCCCAAACTCGATTGACTTTTCCTGAAATTCCATCGTGATTTTTATCTTGAGGATCAGCCAAATTTAAAATCGTTTGTTCAGGAACTGCTTCTAATAAACCCAAACCAAAAACAGGGGGTGGAATTCTTAATGATTTTTGAATATCTGTTGCAATGGGTTGACCATTAGGAAGGGTAATTTTGGGTTGAGGCGATCGCAATTCATAAGATGTACCATCGCCATATTCACCCGTTTTTTCTTGCCATTCTATATTAACTGTAGCTTCAGGCTTTTGTCCATAAATGGCGAAATCTTGAATTTGGGTTCCCAGTCCCAAAACAGGAGGCATATTATCAAGTTTAATCGACCCTTCTAAATGATAATTACCGGGTTGAATTGGATTAATTTTAGGTGCGCTGACTCTGACTAATAATTGTCCAGGTTCGGGTAAACCTCGACCATTTTTCAGATGACATCCTGCACAGGAGGCATTATTAAAAAAAGGCCCTAACCCAGGATGAATTTGTGCAGGTTTGGTGACAAAATTCGCCTCAAAAGCAGTATTAGATTCTGTATGTTTTTTCTTTCCAGCTTCACCTAAATTAGCTAAGGGTTGCTCAAAACTACTAGAACTGCGGTTAAATACCGTTGTTTCTCCTCCTGCTAAAGGGATTTCGGGTTGAAACAAATTTTGAAAATGCCAAAGATGAGATAGGGTAATTCCTCCTAAAATTGTAATGGCGAAAATGATTAAAAATTTAATCGGTTTTCTAGGAGGATATTTTAAGGATAGAGTTTGCATTGTATTATAGGTTGTAATATTTTATCGTAGGGGTAATGTCCTTCCAAACCCTCTTTGCGCCTGGATTTGGAAGGACATTACCCCTACAGAACTTTTTCATAAATTATTTAGGATTACTATAGGTTGTTTTGAGCAGGGGAAGAAGTTGTGTTTCTATTGTAGAAAACAAGGTTAAAATCGCTGATTTAGCTGATGTTAATTTAGCCGTTGCATCAGGGCTTTTAATCGTGCTTTCAATAGGAGCGGGAACCGCATTAATTGCTTCTAAAGCTGCTTTTAATTCTTGTTTAATTTTTTGATCTAATTCAGGATTTTTTTGAGCCACTAAACCACTAATACTATTACTTTGGGTTCCGGTTGCTGAAATTTGCCCTAAATAAGCATTCTCAACACTTTTAAGATTATTCTTAAAATCAGTTAGAGAACTTTGGCTAAACCGACTTTCAAAGGTTAAATTATCTTTCGTTTCTAAGGGTTTCCCGATTTTCTCATTCGCCACTTCATCCAAACAGCCTAACATCCCCTGTATAATTTCCTCAACTGCGGCTTGTGGGGTGGGATAGGCGGGATTATTATTGGTTCCTGCGGTTGCTAAAACTTCCCGATATGCAGGATTACCATTGACTCCTTCAGCCCAACTTTTGGTTAAATTATTGGCAGATTCATTAAACGCTAAAGTTAAATTTTGTAATAATTTTAACTCTCGTTTTGAAAAATCATCAGCCGTTTTTTGAGA is from Planktothrix sp. FACHB-1365 and encodes:
- a CDS encoding AAA family ATPase, which gives rise to MKKLSLTNLGQIKTADIEFGDLTLFIGSQATGKSILLQLIKLLLDSGDIVHTIKKNGYDWGGDINNLIEFYFGDGMRNLWSKNTEIYSNDKSIDLDQLLNENSRKKEQLFFMPAQRVLTLENGWPRLFRSFNGAPYVVRNFSEHLLLLMQQGLGNKGSPIFPQKGRLKQELRDALDQSIFHGAQVELNTTGMSKSIHINMNGNRLSFMSWSAGQREFMPLLLGLYWLMPISKASKKSDIDWVVIEEPEMGLHPQAILSVILMCLELLYRGYRLLISTHSPVLLEAVWAIRFLREQNPDIKYLYKLFALKQSVPTTKLFETILNHKTFSTYYFDQTEDGVYVRNISSLDPFDPDPAIANWGGLTSFSSQASDVVSQAIQEKE
- a CDS encoding di-heme oxidoredictase family protein, which translates into the protein MQTLSLKYPPRKPIKFLIIFAITILGGITLSHLWHFQNLFQPEIPLAGGETTVFNRSSSSFEQPLANLGEAGKKKHTESNTAFEANFVTKPAQIHPGLGPFFNNASCAGCHLKNGRGLPEPGQLLVRVSAPKINPIQPGNYHLEGSIKLDNMPPVLGLGTQIQDFAIYGQKPEATVNIEWQEKTGEYGDGTSYELRSPQPKITLPNGQPIATDIQKSLRIPPPVFGLGLLEAVPEQTILNLADPQDKNHDGISGKVNRVWDVQKQSQALGRFGLKAGNPTLIQQNAGAYVNDMGITNPLFTEGEKQTDIDQKTLDLTTFYVQTLAVPARTLLDDLQVKRGETLFTQANCVSCHLPTLKTGNHAVKELANQTIHPYTDLLLHDLGPGLADNRPEFQASGTEWRTPALWGIGLTQTISPYSGYLHDGRARTLEEAILWHGGEAETAKEAFRTLNQKDREALVRFLQSL
- a CDS encoding RimK family alpha-L-glutamate ligase; this encodes MLNNIRLLLQACQNLNIDYEILHSHENLVKIKLDKNYYFCNYSTPFVDQSVFKILKDKEYTYSILKGKINIPKTIGFLSPFCDQKYQEYLQFKTSPDIAREIERIFKFPVIVKRNSGSSGQNVFLCQDLEEIETGLTRIFNIHDKNYDYVAVAQEYILIHREYRAVFLNQKLILLYEKDISQARFIGNLSPLHWEGAQAKYINDDKIISEIETFCQPIFKELSLDYTGLDIAVDEQNQYWFIEANSHPNYDIFTRDNGSELAVQVFEKMLKFLASKRGNRE
- a CDS encoding imelysin family protein; this encodes MNKTLPIQSMTSSILKYFRTGAIASLLLLSSSCNNIASTNSNLSSQAVSPDTTTLVVSNFADQVVIPTYQQLVEDAEELSKAVNQFVENPTEETLKAAQNAWIVARSPWEQSEAFAFGPAESLGYDGDLDDWPVNETDVVAVINSQDEITLESVKKLQTTQKGFHTIEYLLFGLDSQKTADDFSKRELKLLQNLTLAFNESANNLTKSWAEGVNGNPAYREVLATAGTNNNPAYPTPQAAVEEIIQGMLGCLDEVANEKIGKPLETKDNLTFESRFSQSSLTDFKNNLKSVENAYLGQISATGTQSNSISGLVAQKNPELDQKIKQELKAALEAINAVPAPIESTIKSPDATAKLTSAKSAILTLFSTIETQLLPLLKTTYSNPK
- the rpmF gene encoding 50S ribosomal protein L32, whose protein sequence is MAVPKKKMSRSRRDMRKATWKRKARLQAEKALSLGKSVLTGRSTGFYYPIDDAEEGDEE
- a CDS encoding GDYXXLXY domain-containing protein; amino-acid sequence: MNDANLNETQSSVTLNQSPVVKKQIPAWKFWTPLLFQLILILAVPSQAFYTQVTGKTVILQTAPVDPYDFFRGYYQTLSYDISNLNTLQVLPGWKEIVKGEEYLPTGTLIYVTLEQPKDSTKSQHPSAWKPVKVSAEYPQNLSNNQIVLQGKSTGWSIEYGLERYYMPENQREQINSTITEAQMKDQQSFVVEVKVNAQGKAIPVSLWVRDRNYKF
- a CDS encoding DUF2157 domain-containing protein produces the protein MINEKFRRQLRQEAKLWQEEQLIDDSLYQQLATRYQFDHLETAASSRFVMILIGLGSILLGLGVITFVAANWQDWSKAVKVILLLSLFIGVNAAGFYLWKQPSDSFQVGRKRRLGEGLLLFGGLILGANIALMGQIFHQSGSAYELFLVWGIGVLVMSYSLQITSLGFLGLLLYGIGYWTGTSDLFSQQEFSILHLVLEHTPLIAGFLFISLAYWCQSRVLFVMTLLILIPALQISIIPLFNSDLPQGLLFALLFIFTPALLWGYDDTLWPNVDSRRFQPLARTLSIILLAVLFFSLSFNGFWNNFPLTDSNDLIPISNFVLIDFVFFLGILFLEWFQLVKPTAIHPNKWRFDSVTSVIVGFLGLTGLICFWHLQIHPISELATFLFNVQMFLLATGLIRIGLAQTQRFAFWGGMILLVSQIMSRTFEYNTELILKAFVFTLCGVGVIVAGLWFERHLLAVAKTQNR